The nucleotide window GCCCCCCTTCCGAGCAGGACAGTCCGCTGTCCCGCTGCAAACAGCTGCGACGCGTAAGCTACCCGGAATCCGGCTACTGATGGCACCTGAGCCTGGGCTGGGACTCCAGCTGGCGAATGCAGTTGGCCAGCCGCTTGGCCCAGAGGGCGTGGCCCAGGAGGCCGGGATGGAAGCCGTCCTCGGCCAGCAGCTCCCGGCCACCGACGGCGGAAAAGGCCAGATGATGGCAGTGGGGCTGGCGGACCGCCCAGTTGGCCAGGGCCCTGTCCCAGCGCCTGGCCTTTTGGGCCAGCACCCCTCGCAGGGGCTGGGGCAACGCCCACATCAGGCCCATGGGCGGCAGGCCGCAGAGCACCACCTGCCGTACCCCGAAGCGCTCCCGAAGCAGCGCCACCAGCTGCCGCTGCCGGCCCAGCCAGCGCCTACCGCTCAGGGACGAGGTGACGTCATTGACCCCCAGGGTGGATACCGCCAGATCGAAAGGCTCGGGGTGGCGCACCGCCAGTTCGGTCAGCGCCTGGGCGCTGGTCTTGCCGCTCTCGGCATGAAGCCGCCAGTAGAGGCGGTGATCGCCGCTCAGGTTGCCAAGCAGCAGCCCCACCATGGCCTGCTCCCGGCAGGTCACACCGACCCCGGCACAGGCCGAGTCCCCCACCAGCAGCAGCCTGAGCGGCCGGCCCCGGCCGCATTCACCGCCAGTGGCGCCCTCCGGCGGGTTCATCTGCAGGGCCCGGCGCCTGGCCCAGCTTCCCTGGGCCAGCAGC belongs to Gallaecimonas sp. GXIMD4217 and includes:
- a CDS encoding SGNH/GDSL hydrolase family protein, which gives rise to MDRLAATLLAPLLLAQGSWARRRALQMNPPEGATGGECGRGRPLRLLLVGDSACAGVGVTCREQAMVGLLLGNLSGDHRLYWRLHAESGKTSAQALTELAVRHPEPFDLAVSTLGVNDVTSSLSGRRWLGRQRQLVALLRERFGVRQVVLCGLPPMGLMWALPQPLRGVLAQKARRWDRALANWAVRQPHCHHLAFSAVGGRELLAEDGFHPGLLGHALWAKRLANCIRQLESQPRLRCHQ